One Micromonospora sp. FIMYZ51 genomic window carries:
- a CDS encoding amino acid adenylation domain-containing protein, giving the protein MTSVPPVPEDNAADIAVVGLACRFPGADDVETFWTNLCAGVESIRNFDPAELAALGVPPEIVGAPNFVPAGAPIEGVDSFDHRFWGYSPREAALLDPQQRHFLETAWAAIEHAGYHPADHPGMIGVYAGMGLSTYLLYTLLNHPEVGESDAQLAMLGNDKDFLSSRVSYHLDLRGPSMAVQTGCSTSLVATHLACEALLSYQCDLALAGGSSMVMPERTGYLHVPGGTASSDGRCRAFDAAGDGTVFGSGAGVVVLKRLADALDDGDTVYAVIKGSAVNSDGANRVGFTAPSLEGQAEVVLRAQAVAGVDPATVSYIEAHGTGTKLGDPVEVAALTEVFRRDTERIGFCALGSVKTNIGHLDAAAGVAGLIKTVLALHHRRIPPSLNFSTPNPQIDFASSPFYVNTSLVDWPADGTPRRAGVSAFGFGGTNAHVVLEEAPGQPSSGPSDAPDRPQVLVLSAKSAAALDAMSNRLADHLGRHPELQLADVAHTLQSGRGRFDHRRALVCREPAAAVAALAGSAEGGAHDRVDSRQETPVAFLFAGLGDQYPGMGRELYRTEPVFRAAVDECCAVLDPLLGPDFRRELAVHPDVAPPARRTGLDLRAMVRGTGSHGGLHGTALAHSALFVVEYALAQLWRSLGVRPTAVLGHSLGEYVAATVAGVFGLVEALTVVVARARLFERTPPGAMLAVPLSRERTALHLDGSLSVALVNGPTLTVVSGLPEEIDRLAGRLTEQRISVRRLAAERAFHSPLVAGVAGPLAEIVAGVSLAAPQIPLVSNVTGTWMTAEQATDPAYWARHSVSTVRFADGLATLCADPDRALVEVGPGQSLSALAAEHLAAAGPDGQPVIVPSLPAAYDRRHPDEPAHLLDGAAKLWSAGVPVNFAGTSERGARRRVGLPTYPFERQRCRFEPAAASPVRASVPGRVNDPDAWLLAPSWRSVPMPPPAGPWCDAEHWLIFAPSGPGHGLTADLVERAVAAGHRVSLVEPAPAGARSGVERLPEGGYRIDPEDLAAYPALLAEVAGDGRPTRVLHMWSLRDPDAAAHPRSYGMHSLLWLARALAQPGDRPAVDLWVITSGLARIERADVPRAMASTLLGAAKCVPQEYEGIGVHCVDVTPEETAGPAAGVLAGRLLDVIAEPTAERLLAYRGSRRWVPTFEPLTLGSARDPLRPDAAYVITGGLGGIGLDLADHLTGQSVAVALVGRSGLPAEGEWDELLRRHGDADPTGRRIARVRAMRARGARVEVIQADVADPEQIEAAFAAVEQRLGPIAGVFHAAGVVGGPAFAPIDSVDAPWLDGVLRAKVEGTRALARALADRAPDFVLLFSSNAAVLGGLGTSAYTAGSVYLDTFAQAMADRPGPRWISVDLEDWIPEGGMARPTTSVTRYGIGVADGVRLLCRIAESADPGVVTIVTGDLEERLDRWIRHPEGARRAPSAAGGPRQPRPVLGTEYVEPSDDVERAIATIWADMLGLDRVGRDDDFYELGGHSLLATQIVSRARAALGGELSLLNLLQSPTVAGLAERVREGADGPSSSAAGPDPVPLVDRDGPIPLSYGQQRFWIIDQLAPGNPAYNIPDVVRIKGPLEPGPLRRSVDAVVARHEALRTSFGVDDEGRPVQRVAPSVSVAMPVTDLRHLPAAERRRRSEELALAEATRPFDLSRPPLLRTALLRVDEQEHLLLLTMHHSVSDAWSTGVLVAELGTHYARELGVSTEPPPALPVQYADYSAWQRAQLRGDKLDRLVAYWRAALAGAPPLVEFPPDRPRPTAQSFAGSAIPLTLPRSLLDELRQLGAEAGATLFMTLLTGFTYLLHRYSGESDVVVGSPIAGRTHPDVENLIGVFVNMLALRTQVEPDLSFRALLGRVRQTTLAAYAHQELPFELVVEAVAPERSLGHSQIFQNVLVLQNAPLPPLELAGLRLEQVPMPVVNAKFDLMVMLRETADGAVGMIEYSSDLFTAETVGRIGAHFTELLNRAVTEPDRPLGELDVLSAGERALVTGAWAHGPAGCTGPATLPELFRERALAGWDRTALRCAGDPSATLTFGQVEQRSNQLARELCRRGIGTESRVAVCVERSPDTVVLLLGILKAGAAYVPLDPGYPRQRLRFVVTDAAVDLAVVATEHRERLGPVPAPVVSLDELWRSCAERDPSPLGLRIDPTWPAYLLYTSGSTGTPKGVVGLHGGMVNRLTWMWREFPFRGPEVLCHKTSLSFLDSFWEIFGPLCHGVPLVVLPQRLVADVPALVSTLGEHRVTRLVLVPSLLRVILDTVPDLADVVPELDLWVSSGEPLTADLVAAFHAALPGRRLVNLYGASEISADVTWHLATPADADAGRVPLGRPIAGTCVYLLDGLLRPVPPGVPGELHVGGLPLGRGYVGRPDLTAERFVPDPFSDRPGDRLYRTGDLGRFRADGVLEYLGRADHQVKIRGFRVEPAEVERALCAHPAVSDAVVVADGEILVAHHVTDPDRAVDPEELREHLSHRLPPYMVPTVFVGCQRLPLTPSGKVDRLALARAERQPQARTIPLVAPRDDAERALADLWRETLGIDGPVGVHDNFWAVGGYSLLATRFVVLVRETFGAALPLERFFTAPTIAGVAAALRADPEAGPELDERAALVLQVAALSEEELDRLLAEPGGRQ; this is encoded by the coding sequence ATGACAAGCGTGCCCCCGGTGCCAGAGGACAACGCCGCGGACATCGCCGTCGTGGGACTCGCGTGCCGGTTCCCCGGCGCCGACGACGTCGAGACGTTCTGGACCAACCTGTGTGCCGGCGTGGAGTCGATCCGCAACTTCGATCCGGCGGAACTGGCCGCGCTGGGGGTGCCGCCGGAGATCGTCGGCGCGCCGAACTTCGTACCTGCCGGGGCGCCCATCGAGGGCGTGGACAGCTTCGACCACCGCTTCTGGGGTTACTCCCCGCGCGAGGCGGCGCTGCTCGACCCGCAGCAACGCCACTTCCTGGAAACGGCATGGGCGGCGATCGAACATGCCGGGTACCACCCGGCCGACCATCCCGGGATGATCGGCGTGTACGCCGGCATGGGGCTGAGCACCTACCTGCTCTACACGTTGCTCAACCATCCCGAGGTCGGCGAGAGTGATGCGCAGTTGGCGATGCTCGGCAACGACAAGGATTTCCTCAGCAGCCGGGTCTCGTACCATCTCGACCTGCGCGGTCCGAGCATGGCCGTGCAGACCGGCTGCTCGACCTCGCTGGTCGCCACCCACCTGGCCTGCGAGGCGCTGCTGAGCTACCAGTGCGACCTCGCGCTGGCCGGTGGTAGCAGCATGGTGATGCCCGAGCGCACCGGCTACCTGCACGTTCCGGGCGGCACCGCGTCGTCTGACGGCCGGTGTCGGGCCTTCGACGCGGCTGGCGACGGCACCGTTTTCGGCTCCGGGGCCGGGGTGGTCGTCCTCAAGCGACTCGCCGACGCCCTCGACGACGGTGACACCGTCTACGCGGTCATCAAGGGCTCCGCGGTGAACAGTGACGGCGCGAACCGCGTCGGCTTCACCGCGCCCAGCCTGGAGGGCCAGGCCGAGGTGGTGCTGCGGGCTCAGGCAGTGGCCGGAGTGGACCCTGCGACGGTCTCCTACATCGAGGCCCATGGCACCGGGACCAAGCTCGGTGACCCGGTGGAGGTGGCGGCGCTGACCGAGGTCTTCCGGCGTGACACTGAACGGATCGGCTTCTGCGCACTGGGCTCGGTCAAGACCAACATCGGTCACCTGGACGCTGCCGCCGGTGTTGCCGGTCTGATCAAGACCGTGCTGGCGCTGCACCATCGCCGGATCCCACCCTCACTGAACTTCTCCACCCCGAACCCGCAGATCGACTTCGCCTCCAGCCCGTTCTACGTGAACACCTCGTTGGTCGACTGGCCCGCCGACGGCACCCCGCGCCGGGCCGGGGTCAGCGCGTTCGGGTTCGGCGGCACCAACGCCCACGTGGTGCTGGAGGAGGCGCCGGGGCAGCCGTCGTCCGGTCCGTCCGACGCGCCGGACCGGCCGCAGGTGCTGGTGCTGTCCGCCAAATCGGCGGCGGCCCTGGACGCGATGAGCAATCGGCTCGCCGACCACCTCGGCCGGCATCCCGAACTTCAGCTGGCGGATGTCGCGCACACCCTGCAAAGCGGGCGCGGGCGATTCGACCACCGGCGCGCACTGGTGTGCCGGGAGCCCGCCGCGGCGGTCGCCGCGCTGGCCGGCTCCGCCGAGGGCGGCGCGCACGACAGGGTGGACTCGCGGCAGGAGACGCCGGTCGCCTTCCTCTTCGCCGGGCTGGGCGACCAGTACCCGGGCATGGGGCGTGAGTTGTACCGGACCGAACCGGTGTTCCGGGCCGCGGTCGACGAGTGCTGTGCCGTGCTCGACCCGCTGCTGGGTCCGGACTTCCGGCGCGAACTGGCGGTGCATCCCGACGTCGCGCCGCCCGCCCGGCGAACGGGTCTGGACCTGCGTGCCATGGTGCGCGGCACCGGGTCCCACGGCGGACTGCACGGCACCGCGCTGGCTCACTCGGCGCTTTTCGTCGTCGAGTACGCCTTGGCCCAGCTGTGGCGGTCGCTCGGGGTACGGCCTACCGCGGTGCTCGGGCACAGCCTCGGCGAGTACGTCGCCGCTACGGTGGCCGGCGTATTCGGGCTGGTGGAGGCGCTTACCGTCGTGGTGGCACGGGCACGGCTGTTCGAGCGGACGCCGCCCGGCGCGATGCTGGCCGTGCCGCTGAGCCGGGAGCGCACGGCCCTGCACCTCGATGGCTCGCTCTCCGTTGCGCTGGTCAACGGACCGACGCTGACCGTGGTCTCCGGCCTGCCCGAGGAGATCGACCGGTTGGCTGGGCGCCTGACCGAGCAGCGGATCTCGGTCCGTCGGCTGGCCGCCGAGCGGGCCTTCCACTCTCCGCTGGTCGCGGGCGTCGCCGGGCCGTTGGCGGAGATCGTGGCCGGGGTGTCGCTCGCCGCACCGCAGATTCCTCTGGTATCGAACGTGACAGGTACCTGGATGACCGCCGAGCAGGCGACCGACCCGGCGTACTGGGCTCGGCACAGCGTCAGCACCGTCCGCTTCGCGGATGGGCTCGCCACGCTGTGCGCCGATCCCGATCGCGCGCTTGTGGAGGTGGGACCGGGGCAGTCGTTGAGCGCGCTGGCCGCCGAACATCTGGCGGCGGCCGGCCCCGACGGGCAGCCGGTGATCGTGCCCTCCCTGCCGGCCGCGTACGACCGGCGCCATCCGGACGAGCCGGCCCACCTGCTCGATGGCGCGGCAAAACTGTGGAGCGCCGGCGTGCCGGTGAACTTCGCCGGTACGAGCGAGCGCGGTGCACGCCGTCGGGTGGGCCTGCCCACGTACCCCTTCGAGCGGCAGCGGTGCCGCTTTGAGCCGGCTGCCGCCAGTCCCGTCCGGGCGTCGGTGCCCGGTCGGGTGAACGACCCCGACGCCTGGCTGCTGGCGCCATCGTGGCGGTCGGTTCCGATGCCGCCGCCGGCCGGGCCCTGGTGCGATGCGGAGCATTGGCTGATCTTCGCGCCGAGCGGTCCGGGGCACGGACTGACTGCCGACCTGGTCGAGCGAGCGGTGGCCGCCGGGCATCGGGTCAGCCTGGTGGAGCCGGCGCCGGCCGGGGCCAGGTCCGGCGTCGAGCGGCTGCCCGAGGGTGGCTACCGGATCGATCCGGAGGACCTCGCGGCGTATCCCGCGCTGCTGGCCGAGGTCGCCGGCGACGGTAGGCCCACGCGGGTGCTGCACATGTGGAGCCTGCGTGACCCGGACGCCGCTGCGCATCCCAGGTCGTACGGCATGCACAGCCTGCTGTGGCTGGCCCGGGCGCTGGCTCAGCCGGGCGACCGACCGGCGGTGGACCTGTGGGTGATCACCTCCGGTCTGGCCCGGATCGAGCGGGCGGACGTGCCGCGCGCAATGGCGTCGACGCTGCTCGGCGCGGCCAAGTGCGTGCCGCAGGAGTACGAAGGCATCGGCGTGCACTGCGTCGACGTCACGCCCGAGGAGACGGCCGGGCCTGCTGCCGGAGTCCTCGCCGGACGGCTGCTCGACGTCATCGCCGAGCCAACTGCGGAGCGGCTGCTCGCGTACCGTGGCTCGCGGCGGTGGGTGCCGACCTTCGAGCCGCTCACCCTGGGATCGGCGCGCGACCCACTGCGCCCGGACGCGGCGTACGTGATCACCGGTGGGCTGGGTGGCATCGGCCTCGACCTGGCTGACCACCTGACTGGGCAATCGGTCGCGGTCGCGCTCGTCGGCCGGTCCGGGTTGCCGGCCGAGGGGGAGTGGGATGAGCTGCTGCGCCGGCACGGCGACGCCGACCCCACTGGGCGTCGGATCGCGCGGGTGCGGGCGATGCGGGCTCGCGGCGCCCGGGTCGAGGTGATCCAGGCCGACGTGGCCGACCCTGAGCAGATCGAGGCCGCGTTCGCGGCGGTCGAACAGCGCTTGGGACCGATCGCCGGGGTGTTTCACGCCGCTGGCGTCGTCGGCGGGCCGGCCTTCGCCCCGATCGACTCGGTCGACGCTCCCTGGCTCGACGGCGTGCTGCGGGCCAAGGTGGAGGGCACCCGTGCTCTCGCCCGGGCGCTGGCTGACCGGGCACCGGATTTCGTGCTGCTGTTCTCCTCGAACGCCGCCGTGCTCGGTGGCCTCGGCACCTCCGCGTACACGGCGGGCAGCGTGTACCTGGACACGTTCGCGCAGGCGATGGCCGATCGACCCGGGCCACGCTGGATCAGCGTGGACCTGGAGGACTGGATCCCGGAGGGCGGCATGGCACGCCCCACCACCAGCGTCACCCGCTACGGGATAGGCGTCGCCGACGGGGTCCGGCTGCTCTGCCGGATCGCCGAGAGCGCGGATCCCGGCGTGGTCACGATCGTCACCGGCGATCTGGAGGAACGGCTGGACCGCTGGATCCGCCATCCGGAGGGGGCCCGGCGCGCCCCGAGCGCGGCCGGCGGCCCACGGCAACCCCGCCCGGTCCTGGGCACGGAGTATGTCGAGCCGAGCGATGACGTCGAGCGGGCGATCGCGACCATCTGGGCGGACATGCTCGGCCTGGACCGTGTGGGACGCGACGACGACTTCTACGAGTTGGGCGGCCACTCGCTGCTGGCCACGCAGATCGTTTCCCGCGCCCGTGCGGCGCTGGGGGGTGAGCTGTCCCTGCTGAACCTGCTCCAGTCGCCGACCGTGGCAGGGCTGGCCGAGCGGGTACGGGAGGGTGCCGACGGGCCGAGCAGCAGTGCGGCTGGCCCTGATCCCGTCCCGCTTGTGGACCGGGACGGGCCAATTCCACTCTCGTACGGCCAGCAACGTTTCTGGATCATCGACCAGTTGGCACCGGGCAATCCCGCGTACAACATCCCTGACGTGGTGCGGATCAAGGGGCCACTGGAGCCCGGTCCGCTGCGCCGGTCGGTCGACGCGGTGGTGGCCCGGCACGAGGCACTGCGTACCTCCTTCGGTGTGGACGACGAGGGCCGGCCGGTGCAGCGGGTCGCCCCGTCGGTCTCCGTTGCGATGCCGGTCACCGACCTGCGGCACCTGCCGGCCGCAGAGCGCCGGCGGCGCTCGGAGGAACTGGCGCTGGCCGAGGCCACCCGGCCGTTCGACCTGAGCCGGCCACCGTTGTTGCGCACCGCGCTGCTGCGCGTCGACGAGCAGGAGCACCTGCTGCTCCTGACCATGCACCACAGCGTCTCGGACGCCTGGTCCACAGGTGTTCTGGTCGCCGAACTCGGCACTCACTACGCCCGCGAGCTGGGCGTGTCCACCGAGCCGCCCCCGGCGCTGCCGGTGCAGTATGCCGACTACTCGGCATGGCAACGCGCCCAACTGCGCGGCGACAAGCTGGACCGGCTGGTGGCGTACTGGCGCGCTGCGTTGGCCGGTGCGCCGCCGCTTGTGGAGTTCCCACCGGACCGTCCCCGGCCGACGGCCCAGAGCTTCGCTGGGTCGGCCATCCCGCTGACCCTGCCCAGGTCGCTGCTTGACGAGTTGCGGCAGCTGGGCGCGGAGGCGGGTGCCACCCTGTTCATGACGCTGCTGACCGGCTTCACGTACCTGCTGCACCGCTACTCGGGCGAGTCGGACGTCGTGGTCGGCTCGCCGATCGCCGGGCGGACGCATCCCGATGTCGAAAACCTGATCGGGGTCTTCGTCAACATGCTGGCGTTGCGGACGCAGGTCGAGCCCGACCTGTCGTTCCGCGCGTTGCTGGGCCGGGTGCGGCAGACGACCCTGGCTGCGTACGCCCACCAGGAGCTGCCGTTCGAGCTGGTGGTGGAGGCGGTCGCACCGGAACGCAGCCTCGGCCACAGCCAGATCTTCCAGAACGTGCTCGTGTTGCAGAACGCGCCACTGCCGCCGCTTGAACTGGCGGGATTGCGCCTGGAGCAGGTGCCGATGCCGGTGGTCAACGCCAAGTTCGATCTGATGGTCATGCTCCGCGAGACGGCCGACGGTGCCGTCGGCATGATCGAGTACTCCAGCGACCTGTTCACTGCGGAGACGGTGGGCCGCATCGGCGCGCATTTCACCGAGTTGCTGAACCGGGCCGTGACAGAACCGGACCGGCCGCTCGGCGAGTTGGACGTGTTGTCCGCGGGCGAACGCGCCCTGGTGACCGGCGCCTGGGCACACGGTCCGGCCGGCTGCACCGGTCCGGCCACGTTGCCGGAGCTGTTCCGCGAGCGGGCACTGGCCGGATGGGACCGCACGGCGCTGCGCTGCGCGGGCGATCCGTCGGCCACGCTGACGTTCGGCCAGGTCGAGCAGCGATCCAATCAGCTCGCCCGGGAGTTGTGTCGCCGCGGCATCGGCACCGAGTCGCGGGTGGCGGTGTGCGTCGAGCGGTCCCCGGACACCGTGGTGCTGCTACTCGGCATCCTCAAGGCCGGGGCGGCATATGTGCCCCTGGACCCGGGCTATCCCCGGCAGCGGCTGCGGTTCGTCGTCACCGACGCCGCTGTCGACCTGGCGGTGGTGGCCACGGAGCACCGGGAACGGCTGGGTCCGGTGCCCGCGCCCGTGGTCAGCCTCGACGAACTCTGGCGCTCCTGCGCGGAGCGGGATCCGTCTCCTCTGGGCCTGCGGATCGACCCGACGTGGCCGGCGTATCTGCTCTACACCTCCGGGTCCACCGGCACCCCGAAGGGCGTGGTGGGCCTGCACGGCGGGATGGTCAACCGGCTGACGTGGATGTGGCGCGAGTTCCCGTTCCGCGGCCCCGAAGTGCTCTGCCACAAGACCTCGCTGAGTTTCCTCGACTCCTTCTGGGAGATCTTCGGACCGCTGTGCCACGGCGTGCCGCTCGTGGTGTTGCCCCAGCGTTTGGTGGCCGACGTGCCGGCGCTGGTCAGCACGCTCGGCGAACACCGAGTGACCCGGCTCGTGCTGGTGCCGTCGCTACTGCGGGTCATCCTCGACACCGTGCCGGACCTCGCCGACGTCGTACCGGAGCTGGACCTCTGGGTCAGCAGCGGCGAGCCACTCACGGCCGACCTCGTCGCGGCGTTCCATGCGGCGCTGCCCGGCCGCCGACTTGTCAATCTGTACGGCGCGTCGGAGATCTCCGCCGACGTGACCTGGCACCTGGCGACACCGGCCGACGCCGATGCCGGGCGGGTGCCACTCGGCCGTCCGATCGCGGGCACCTGCGTCTACCTGCTCGACGGACTGCTGCGACCGGTGCCGCCCGGTGTGCCCGGCGAACTCCATGTCGGCGGGCTGCCGCTCGGCCGTGGCTATGTGGGTCGTCCTGACTTGACGGCGGAGCGTTTCGTGCCCGACCCCTTCTCCGACCGGCCGGGCGATCGCCTGTACCGCACGGGCGACCTGGGCAGGTTCCGGGCCGACGGAGTGCTGGAGTACCTGGGCCGGGCCGACCACCAGGTCAAGATCCGTGGTTTCCGGGTGGAGCCCGCTGAGGTGGAACGCGCGTTGTGCGCGCATCCAGCCGTCAGCGACGCCGTGGTCGTCGCCGACGGCGAGATCCTGGTGGCCCACCACGTGACGGATCCGGACCGGGCGGTGGACCCGGAGGAGTTACGCGAACACCTGAGCCACCGGCTGCCGCCGTACATGGTCCCGACCGTGTTCGTCGGGTGCCAGCGGTTGCCGTTGACACCAAGCGGAAAGGTCGACCGGCTCGCCCTGGCCCGGGCGGAGCGCCAGCCACAGGCGCGGACCATCCCACTCGTGGCGCCGCGCGACGACGCGGAACGCGCGCTTGCCGACCTGTGGCGGGAAACGCTTGGCATCGACGGTCCGGTCGGGGTGCACGACAACTTCTGGGCCGTGGGCGGCTACTCGCTGCTCGCGACGAGGTTCGTGGTGCTGGTCCGGGAGACCTTCGGTGCCGCGTTGCCGCTGGAGCGGTTCTTCACCGCGCCCACCATCGCCGGTGTGGCGGCGGCGCTGCGCGCCGATCCGGAGGCCGGACCGGAGCTGGACGAACGTGCGGCGCTTGTGTTGCAGGTGGCCGCACTGTCCGAGGAGGAGCTCGATCGGCTCCTCGCCGAGCCAGGGGGGCGACAATGA